A region from the Sandaracinus amylolyticus genome encodes:
- a CDS encoding phosphotransferase family protein, which translates to MPDRSDKLPAGLRAHLASLFPGARVVRACALGPDAHPPSDETEKELGYGHPLRVTLATESGTTRDVVLHTAGSDEYGHDRRADRVAAQVLAYDTFGLFPQHVRAIDVGALRDDGTLVSLRATGEAYLITEWAEGELYADDLRRIARDGIVRELDVARADALVRYLVALHRTPGTHEGAYVRAIRDLVGAGEGIAGIVDAYPDDTPGAPRARLDAIERACLEHRLRLRRRTDRLRRTHGDFHPFNLLFDGEALTALDASRGAQGDPADDLASLTINHLFFGLEHRDVWKDGLGALWSRTFDRYLRASGDDGVLEAIAPFFAWRALVVSSPRWYPHLRGEDRDRLLRFVERVLAAPRFDPAIGIEAMT; encoded by the coding sequence GTGCCGGATCGATCGGACAAGCTGCCCGCCGGACTGCGCGCGCATCTCGCGTCGCTGTTCCCGGGCGCGCGCGTCGTGCGGGCGTGCGCGCTCGGGCCCGATGCGCATCCGCCGAGCGACGAGACGGAGAAGGAGCTCGGGTACGGACATCCGCTGCGCGTCACGCTCGCGACCGAGAGCGGGACGACGCGCGACGTGGTGCTCCACACCGCGGGCAGCGACGAGTACGGCCACGATCGCCGCGCGGATCGTGTCGCCGCACAGGTCCTCGCGTACGACACGTTCGGGCTCTTCCCGCAGCACGTGCGCGCGATCGACGTGGGCGCGCTGCGCGACGACGGGACGCTCGTGTCGCTGCGCGCGACCGGCGAGGCGTACCTGATCACCGAGTGGGCCGAGGGCGAGCTCTACGCCGACGATCTCCGCCGCATCGCGCGCGACGGCATCGTGCGCGAGCTCGACGTCGCGCGCGCCGACGCGCTCGTCCGCTACCTCGTCGCGCTGCACCGCACGCCGGGCACCCACGAGGGCGCGTACGTGCGCGCGATCCGCGACCTCGTCGGCGCGGGCGAGGGCATCGCGGGGATCGTCGACGCGTACCCCGACGACACGCCGGGCGCGCCGCGCGCGCGGCTCGACGCGATCGAGCGCGCGTGCCTCGAGCATCGCCTGCGCCTGCGCCGTCGCACCGATCGACTGCGACGCACCCACGGCGACTTCCACCCGTTCAACCTGCTCTTCGATGGCGAGGCGCTCACGGCGCTCGACGCGAGCCGCGGCGCGCAGGGCGACCCCGCCGACGATCTCGCGTCGCTCACGATCAACCATCTCTTCTTCGGGCTCGAGCACCGCGACGTGTGGAAGGACGGGCTCGGCGCGTTGTGGTCGCGCACGTTCGATCGCTATCTGCGCGCGAGCGGCGACGACGGCGTGCTCGAGGCGATCGCGCCGTTCTTCGCGTGGCGCGCGCTCGTCGTGTCGAGCCCGCGCTGGTACCCGCACCTGCGCGGCGAGGATCGCGATCGCCTGCTGCGCTTCGTCGAGCGCGTCCTCGCTGCGCCGCGCTTCGATCCCGCGATCGGCATCGAGGCGATGACGTGA
- a CDS encoding M16 family metallopeptidase, whose translation MKHPSIAHAAIALACAILLLTTTLSARHAHAQTARAPERFALEMPDPERYVLENGLEVILDPLPGRREVTVQVTYHVGAADQRPGWTGLAHLAEHLMFEGSLHVPNDSYIPWLERAGSLDRNATTSLDRTEYHQTLPSERLETALFLESDRMAYLLSVLDEANVDEQRRIVARERIEHYALSAHGLLPGVTARALYPEGHPYREVDERPADLEAIRLAHVQWFVQSYYQPANATLIVSGGFEPASARAQIERWFGSIRRSGRVPPRVTPPRVRLEDETRIVVEADHTNDELRVVWPTPAYGAPGDAELDVVAHILEERLRLALVERGLAIGVWAYQLSRERGSEFTAGVVLPRDRGTAEALSAIDAELERMRGGVDPALVRRVDQVWFDRLVERMERTSARAQLLSMRWHDGTPYTVAADARRYAQVDAERTARAVRAFLPLDRRIVVSLDATPGVREGGRVVTTQRVQRSR comes from the coding sequence ATGAAGCACCCATCCATCGCGCACGCCGCGATTGCTCTCGCGTGCGCGATCCTGCTCCTCACGACCACGCTGTCGGCGCGACACGCGCACGCCCAGACTGCGCGCGCCCCGGAGCGCTTCGCGCTCGAGATGCCCGACCCCGAGCGCTACGTCCTCGAGAACGGGCTCGAGGTGATCCTCGATCCGCTGCCCGGACGGCGCGAGGTCACGGTGCAGGTCACCTACCACGTGGGCGCGGCGGATCAGCGCCCCGGCTGGACCGGCCTCGCGCATCTCGCCGAGCACCTGATGTTCGAGGGCTCGCTGCACGTGCCGAACGACTCGTACATCCCGTGGCTCGAGCGCGCGGGGAGCCTCGATCGCAACGCCACGACGTCGCTCGATCGCACCGAGTACCACCAGACGTTGCCCTCCGAGCGGCTCGAGACCGCGCTGTTCCTCGAGAGCGATCGCATGGCGTACCTGCTCTCGGTGCTCGACGAGGCGAACGTCGACGAGCAACGGCGGATCGTCGCGCGCGAGCGCATCGAGCACTACGCGCTGAGCGCGCACGGCCTGTTGCCGGGCGTGACCGCGCGCGCGCTGTATCCCGAGGGGCACCCGTATCGCGAGGTCGACGAGCGCCCGGCCGATCTCGAGGCGATCCGCCTCGCGCACGTGCAGTGGTTCGTGCAGTCGTACTACCAGCCCGCGAACGCGACGCTGATCGTGTCCGGCGGGTTCGAGCCCGCCTCGGCGCGCGCGCAGATCGAGCGCTGGTTCGGGAGCATCCGTCGCTCGGGTCGCGTGCCGCCGCGCGTGACGCCACCGCGGGTGCGGCTCGAGGACGAGACGCGCATCGTGGTCGAGGCCGATCACACGAACGACGAGCTGCGCGTCGTCTGGCCGACGCCGGCGTACGGCGCGCCCGGCGACGCCGAGCTCGACGTCGTCGCGCACATCCTCGAGGAGCGGCTGCGCCTCGCGCTCGTCGAGCGTGGGCTCGCGATCGGCGTGTGGGCGTACCAGCTCAGCCGCGAGCGCGGCTCGGAGTTCACCGCGGGCGTCGTGCTCCCGCGTGATCGCGGCACCGCCGAGGCGCTCTCGGCGATCGACGCGGAGCTCGAGCGCATGCGCGGAGGTGTCGATCCCGCGCTCGTGCGGCGTGTCGATCAGGTGTGGTTCGACCGGCTCGTGGAGCGGATGGAGCGCACGTCGGCGCGCGCGCAGCTGCTCTCGATGCGCTGGCACGACGGCACGCCGTACACGGTCGCAGCGGACGCACGCCGCTACGCGCAGGTCGACGCGGAGCGCACGGCCCGCGCGGTGCGAGCGTTCCTGCCGCTCGACCGGCGGATCGTGGTGTCGCTCGACGCGACGCCGGGCGTGCGCGAGGGCGGTCGCGTGGTCACGACGCAGCGCGTGCAGAGGTCGCGATGA
- a CDS encoding TIGR02452 family protein, with translation MTNKLNRKRRQEIAEETVAILRAGRYVAPSGREVDVERAIGDAIAGTTLHTPERPPPRAIPSARPTIITVANETTLAGARRLHDEGRRVAALVFGSARNPGGGFLGGSEAQEESLARASALYACEEGSPFYQHHRARRDPSYSHHVIHAPDVPVLRDDAGTLLEAPWPCSFLVAAAPNRRELDPDEDTAPVMAERIARILDVAAAHEHRALVLGAFGCGVFRNDPIEVAGLFASALEGSHAGVFDVVRFSVLDTSEEGATFRAFAARFDRA, from the coding sequence ATGACCAACAAGCTCAACCGCAAGCGCCGCCAGGAGATCGCGGAGGAGACCGTCGCGATCCTCCGCGCCGGTCGCTACGTCGCGCCGAGCGGGCGCGAGGTCGACGTCGAGCGCGCGATCGGCGACGCGATCGCGGGCACCACGCTGCACACGCCCGAGCGCCCACCGCCGCGCGCGATCCCGAGCGCGCGCCCCACGATCATCACCGTCGCGAACGAGACCACGCTCGCCGGCGCACGACGCCTGCACGACGAGGGACGACGCGTCGCCGCGCTCGTGTTCGGCTCCGCGCGCAACCCTGGCGGCGGGTTCCTCGGCGGCTCGGAGGCGCAGGAAGAGAGCCTCGCGCGCGCGTCCGCGCTCTACGCGTGCGAGGAGGGCTCGCCGTTCTACCAGCACCACCGCGCGCGGCGTGATCCGTCGTACTCGCACCACGTGATCCACGCGCCCGACGTGCCGGTGCTACGCGACGACGCGGGCACGCTGCTCGAGGCGCCGTGGCCCTGCTCGTTCCTCGTCGCGGCGGCGCCGAACCGCCGCGAGCTCGATCCCGACGAGGACACCGCGCCGGTCATGGCGGAGCGCATCGCGCGCATCCTCGACGTCGCGGCTGCGCACGAGCATCGCGCGCTGGTGCTCGGCGCGTTCGGGTGCGGTGTGTTCCGCAACGATCCGATCGAGGTCGCGGGGCTCTTCGCGTCGGCGCTCGAGGGCAGCCACGCCGGCGTGTTCGACGTCGTGCGCTTCAGCGTGCTCGACACGTCGGAGGAGGGCGCGACGTTCCGCGCGTTCGCAGCGCGCTTCGATCGCGCATGA
- a CDS encoding AAA family ATPase has protein sequence MTKLEIDEIRVGAVMEATFWANPVEDSRFKYRATHLDGRRAPKVVLSDDVRIQPGVPCLVRIEAIHKPERADHGFIEAKWERPAPFRIEGVWIDPSVAKKLQILLESGLNILLDGPQGCGKTTLARAIAESLGMEFVFFNCGAVVEASDFLATIQVRASASGAPVTDFVKTDVLLAIEQANESKDKRWLVFLDELNRCPESARNALMPALDATRRVFHPVENRFVKIPDHVQFVAAVNRGREFSGTFGIDAAQLDRFAPLQMRYPPPPEEVKLLRARHPSLGKELVETLVAIADAVRHAPELGQSLSVRATDEACVYLEHPLMSEEPRANLPEVLKSSFCGRFSGRWDDPGSDAGAVWATVTRVLRERGEPVA, from the coding sequence ATGACGAAGCTGGAGATCGACGAGATCCGCGTGGGCGCGGTGATGGAGGCGACGTTCTGGGCGAACCCCGTCGAGGACTCGCGCTTCAAGTACCGCGCGACGCACCTCGACGGGCGACGCGCGCCGAAGGTCGTGCTCAGCGACGACGTGCGCATCCAGCCCGGCGTGCCGTGCCTCGTGCGCATCGAGGCGATCCACAAGCCGGAGCGCGCCGACCACGGCTTCATCGAGGCGAAGTGGGAGCGCCCCGCGCCGTTCCGCATCGAGGGCGTGTGGATCGATCCGTCGGTCGCGAAGAAGCTGCAGATCCTGCTCGAGAGCGGGCTCAACATCCTGCTCGACGGTCCGCAGGGCTGCGGCAAGACGACGCTCGCGCGCGCGATCGCGGAGTCGCTCGGCATGGAGTTCGTCTTCTTCAACTGCGGCGCAGTGGTCGAGGCGAGCGATTTCCTCGCGACCATCCAGGTGCGCGCGAGCGCGTCGGGCGCGCCGGTCACCGACTTCGTGAAGACCGACGTGCTCCTCGCCATCGAGCAGGCCAACGAGTCGAAGGACAAGCGCTGGCTCGTCTTCCTCGACGAGCTCAATCGCTGCCCCGAGAGCGCGCGCAACGCGCTGATGCCCGCGCTCGACGCGACGCGCCGCGTGTTCCATCCGGTCGAGAACCGCTTCGTGAAGATCCCCGATCACGTGCAGTTCGTCGCCGCGGTGAACCGCGGTCGCGAGTTCTCCGGCACGTTCGGGATCGACGCCGCGCAGCTCGATCGCTTCGCGCCGCTGCAGATGCGTTATCCGCCGCCGCCCGAAGAGGTGAAGCTGCTGCGCGCGCGCCATCCCTCGCTCGGCAAGGAGCTGGTCGAGACGCTCGTCGCGATCGCCGATGCGGTGCGCCACGCGCCCGAGCTCGGACAGAGCCTCTCGGTGCGCGCGACCGACGAAGCGTGCGTGTACCTCGAGCATCCGCTGATGAGCGAGGAGCCGCGCGCGAACCTGCCCGAGGTGCTCAAGTCGAGCTTCTGCGGGCGCTTCTCGGGCCGCTGGGACGATCCCGGCAGCGACGCGGGCGCGGTCTGGGCGACCGTGACGCGCGTGCTGCGCGAGCGCGGAGAGCCGGTGGCGTGA
- a CDS encoding adenylyl-sulfate kinase, with the protein MSDTASSGVVVWLTGLPSSGKSTLARRAAERLRSTNVATLVLDGDDVREALRPRPGYDDDARDAFYETLARLAALAASQGLVVLVPATAHRRAFRDRARALAPRFVEVHVDVPLATAEARDDKGFYARAHAAQSSTMPGVGVAYEAPSAPELVVHASDDVGALLAAITRL; encoded by the coding sequence GTGAGCGACACTGCATCGAGCGGCGTCGTCGTGTGGCTCACCGGGCTTCCCTCGTCGGGCAAGTCGACGCTCGCGCGACGCGCCGCGGAGCGACTGCGCAGCACGAACGTCGCGACGCTCGTGCTCGACGGCGACGACGTGCGCGAAGCGCTGCGCCCGCGGCCCGGCTACGACGACGACGCGCGCGACGCCTTCTACGAGACGCTCGCGCGGCTGGCAGCGCTCGCCGCGTCACAAGGGCTCGTCGTGCTCGTGCCCGCGACGGCGCACCGCCGCGCGTTCCGCGATCGTGCGCGCGCGCTCGCGCCGCGCTTCGTCGAGGTTCACGTCGACGTGCCGCTCGCGACCGCCGAGGCTCGCGACGACAAGGGCTTCTACGCGCGCGCCCACGCCGCGCAGTCGAGCACGATGCCCGGCGTCGGCGTCGCGTACGAGGCGCCGAGCGCGCCCGAGCTCGTCGTGCACGCGAGCGACGACGTCGGCGCGCTGCTCGCCGCGATCACGCGGCTCTGA
- a CDS encoding YqjF family protein produces MTLDRIAPTRRPEGANAGTQRWRELLFVHWSVSLDEVRALVPAALELDAWEGRAWIGAVPFRMEQIRPSWLPGALALDFLELNLRTYVHHRGRPGVWFFSLEASSWLAVRAARVGWSLPYWHARMRTERDGARVLYASSRRGHDARFDVDYEIGDALGASAPGTFEHFLLERYLLFAAHRGRILEGQVHHAPYPAHRARVLRLEQTLTAAAGLPALQRAPEILHWSPGVDVEVFGPRAT; encoded by the coding sequence ATGACGCTCGATCGCATCGCGCCGACGCGACGACCCGAGGGCGCGAACGCCGGCACGCAGCGGTGGCGCGAGCTGCTCTTCGTGCACTGGAGCGTCTCGCTCGACGAGGTGCGCGCGCTCGTGCCGGCGGCGCTCGAGCTCGACGCGTGGGAGGGCCGCGCGTGGATCGGCGCGGTGCCGTTCCGCATGGAGCAGATCCGCCCTTCGTGGCTGCCCGGCGCGCTGGCGCTCGACTTCCTCGAGCTGAACCTGCGCACGTACGTGCACCACCGCGGCCGCCCCGGCGTGTGGTTCTTCTCGCTCGAGGCGAGCTCGTGGCTCGCGGTGCGCGCGGCGCGCGTCGGATGGTCGCTGCCCTACTGGCACGCGCGCATGCGCACCGAGCGCGACGGCGCGCGCGTGCTGTACGCGTCGTCGCGGCGTGGGCACGATGCGCGGTTCGACGTCGACTACGAGATCGGCGATGCGCTCGGCGCGTCGGCGCCGGGCACGTTCGAGCACTTCCTGCTCGAGCGCTACCTGCTCTTCGCCGCGCACCGCGGGCGGATCCTCGAGGGGCAGGTGCACCATGCGCCCTACCCCGCACATCGGGCGCGCGTGCTGCGGCTCGAGCAGACGCTCACCGCGGCGGCCGGCCTCCCCGCGCTGCAGCGCGCGCCCGAGATCCTGCACTGGAGCCCGGGCGTCGACGTCGAGGTGTTCGGCCCGCGCGCGACGTGA